In one window of Deinobacterium chartae DNA:
- a CDS encoding GreA/GreB family elongation factor, translating into MAREIKLTQEGFDRLRRTLEQEQTRLIEATRNLQLQMEASDDYEDNGLEEAKREKMAIEMRIEELEDTLARATIIAGSGDAETAGLGALIVLHDEKTGKEMKVQLVSAPEASVLGGSLPRISEDSPVGLQLMGRKIGESFVVNLDEGRRQLKYRVVSIEY; encoded by the coding sequence ATGGCTCGTGAAATCAAACTCACCCAGGAAGGCTTCGACCGCCTTCGCCGTACCCTCGAGCAGGAACAGACCCGACTCATCGAGGCCACCCGCAACCTGCAACTGCAGATGGAAGCCAGCGACGACTACGAAGACAACGGCCTCGAGGAGGCCAAGCGCGAGAAGATGGCCATCGAAATGCGCATCGAAGAACTCGAGGACACCCTGGCGCGCGCAACCATCATCGCCGGTTCGGGCGACGCCGAAACGGCTGGCCTGGGTGCTTTGATCGTGCTGCACGATGAGAAGACCGGCAAGGAGATGAAGGTCCAGCTGGTCTCGGCCCCCGAGGCGAGCGTGCTGGGCGGCTCGCTGCCGCGCATCTCCGAGGACTCTCCGGTGGGCTTGCAGCTGATGGGCCGCAAGATCGGCGAGAGCTTTGTGGTCAACCTGGACGAGGGACGGCGGCAGCTGAAGTACCGCGTCGTGTCGATCGAGTACTGA
- a CDS encoding CopZ family metallochaperone, producing MSVALRISGMTCNHCQSAVQRALEAVPGVEKAEVNLQDGLATVHGSPDPAQLVEAVQEEGYGAEVAAI from the coding sequence ATGAGCGTAGCCCTGCGAATCAGCGGAATGACCTGCAACCACTGCCAGTCCGCCGTCCAGCGCGCCCTCGAGGCCGTCCCAGGCGTGGAGAAGGCCGAAGTCAACCTGCAAGACGGCCTGGCGACCGTTCACGGCAGCCCCGACCCGGCACAACTGGTAGAGGCCGTTCAGGAAGAAGGATACGGCGCCGAAGTCGCTGCGATCTGA
- a CDS encoding OsmC family protein, with protein MATKRIVMHHLGGQRYLGHGEAGGSLVIDADHPPIGVRPMEALLGALATCTAFDVVEIMNKRKTPLTSYRVEVEGDRAETYPQRYTHIRVKHIASGPGVTVEQLEKAAQLSHEKYCSVAASLNAEISLEVELEAQPAQV; from the coding sequence ATGGCGACCAAACGCATCGTGATGCATCACCTCGGCGGACAGCGTTACCTCGGCCACGGCGAAGCCGGCGGTTCCCTGGTGATCGACGCGGACCATCCTCCCATCGGCGTGCGTCCGATGGAAGCCCTGCTGGGAGCGCTGGCCACCTGCACGGCCTTCGATGTGGTGGAGATCATGAACAAGCGCAAGACCCCGCTCACCTCGTACCGCGTCGAGGTCGAGGGGGACCGGGCCGAAACCTACCCGCAGCGCTACACCCACATCCGCGTGAAGCACATCGCCAGCGGACCCGGCGTGACCGTCGAACAGCTCGAGAAGGCCGCGCAGCTCTCGCACGAGAAGTACTGCTCGGTAGCCGCCTCGCTGAACGCCGAGATCAGCCTCGAGGTCGAGCTGGAAGCGCAGCCCGCCCAGGTGTGA
- a CDS encoding mechanosensitive ion channel domain-containing protein: protein MSLTPPGLAAFVDVVRSTWNELRVAVVTWAPEVLLSVLLALVYLALFALLRRVAFALVTRFSQELRHVLEPSLHVGLRLGYWMLTLVSVTALFPALQGYGRPIFRVFLILCLLYVVWFALRRVLEASFGRWHLDASLVLLGTNVARVLVVALGLYLVFQQFGIDLLPLLGGLGVAGIALGFAAQDILGNLIAGVTLLLDRPFRIGDWIRVEAWEGQVVRITLRTTRIRTRDNSFVSIPNSKIANNDVANLSEGGPLRVSDTLGVAYATDLDQARQVLLGALAQTQGVLADPPPRVAVDALADSSVNLKLIYWIAQERIAKRPQVQSRVREAAKRALDAAGISIPFPQRVLHLESAAGLEAFLRPEPKSSDQTER, encoded by the coding sequence GTGTCCCTGACCCCGCCCGGCCTCGCGGCTTTTGTGGACGTCGTGCGTTCCACCTGGAACGAGCTGCGCGTCGCCGTGGTGACCTGGGCGCCCGAAGTGCTGCTGTCGGTCCTGCTGGCACTGGTTTACCTCGCGCTGTTCGCCCTGCTGCGCCGCGTGGCTTTCGCGCTGGTCACCCGCTTCTCACAGGAGCTGCGGCACGTTCTCGAACCGAGCCTGCACGTGGGCCTGCGCCTGGGGTACTGGATGCTGACGCTGGTGTCGGTCACCGCCCTGTTTCCTGCGCTGCAGGGCTATGGGCGACCGATCTTCCGGGTTTTCCTGATCCTGTGCCTGCTGTATGTCGTATGGTTCGCGCTGCGGCGGGTCCTCGAGGCCAGTTTCGGACGCTGGCACCTGGACGCCAGTCTGGTGCTGCTGGGAACCAATGTGGCGCGGGTGCTGGTGGTGGCCCTCGGACTGTATCTGGTGTTCCAGCAGTTCGGAATCGATCTGCTGCCGTTGCTGGGCGGTCTGGGCGTGGCCGGAATCGCGCTGGGCTTCGCTGCCCAGGATATCCTGGGCAACCTGATCGCAGGTGTCACCCTGCTGCTGGACCGGCCGTTTCGCATCGGCGACTGGATCCGGGTGGAGGCGTGGGAGGGACAGGTGGTCCGCATCACCCTGCGAACCACCCGTATCCGTACCCGGGACAACAGCTTTGTCTCGATTCCGAATTCCAAGATTGCCAACAACGACGTGGCGAACCTGAGCGAGGGGGGGCCGCTGCGCGTATCGGACACGCTGGGAGTCGCCTATGCCACCGACCTCGATCAGGCCCGGCAGGTGCTGCTGGGCGCCCTGGCGCAGACCCAGGGAGTCCTGGCCGATCCGCCCCCGCGCGTGGCGGTAGACGCCTTGGCCGACTCGAGCGTGAACCTGAAGCTGATCTACTGGATCGCGCAGGAGCGCATCGCAAAGCGGCCGCAGGTGCAGTCGCGGGTACGCGAGGCCGCCAAGCGTGCCCTGGACGCGGCCGGAATCAGCATTCCCTTTCCGCAGCGCGTGTTGCACCTCGAGTCGGCAGCGGGCCTCGAGGCGTTCTTGCGGCCCGAACCCAAAAGCAGCGACCAGACAGAGCGCTGA
- a CDS encoding SDR family NAD(P)-dependent oxidoreductase, translating to MQDFQHKTAVVTGAASGIGFALARRALSEGMQVVMADIDAPALEQACRALGELGPVSARVTDVSDPLQVEALRDHALEAYGAVDLLCNNAGIGIGAGLLETTAQDWQWVMDVNLGGVLNGLRAFLPVMQARGGEGHIVNTASQAGVLPFHPSAPYQVSKAAVVALTEQLQVSLLLQGSPLRASVLCPGAVDTRILSSDRLRAHGRPTPPPPPAMMAQLEASVRAGLAPDVVAAQVFEALRRQDLYIVTDAEHLEHLERRLTAIWSAAALRAPAHSA from the coding sequence ATGCAAGATTTTCAGCACAAAACTGCCGTCGTTACCGGTGCTGCCAGCGGAATCGGCTTCGCGCTGGCCCGCCGCGCACTCTCAGAAGGCATGCAGGTCGTGATGGCCGACATCGATGCCCCCGCCCTCGAGCAGGCTTGCCGGGCGCTGGGCGAGCTGGGGCCGGTCAGCGCCCGCGTGACCGACGTCAGCGACCCGCTCCAGGTCGAGGCCCTGCGCGACCATGCCCTCGAGGCGTACGGAGCGGTGGACTTGCTGTGCAACAACGCCGGGATCGGGATCGGGGCCGGGCTGCTCGAGACCACCGCGCAGGACTGGCAGTGGGTGATGGACGTCAACCTGGGCGGGGTACTCAACGGCCTGCGTGCCTTTCTGCCGGTCATGCAGGCCCGGGGTGGCGAGGGTCACATCGTCAATACCGCCTCGCAAGCGGGGGTGCTGCCCTTTCACCCCAGCGCGCCCTATCAGGTGTCCAAGGCCGCCGTGGTGGCCCTCACCGAGCAACTGCAGGTCTCGCTGCTCCTGCAGGGCAGTCCGCTGCGCGCCTCGGTGCTGTGCCCCGGAGCGGTGGATACCCGCATCCTGTCCTCGGACCGCCTGCGCGCCCACGGCCGGCCTACCCCACCTCCGCCCCCCGCGATGATGGCGCAGCTCGAGGCCTCGGTGCGCGCGGGCTTAGCTCCCGACGTGGTGGCCGCGCAGGTGTTCGAGGCGCTGCGCCGACAGGACCTGTACATCGTGACCGACGCCGAGCACCTCGAGCACCTCGAGCGGCGCCTCACCGCCATCTGGAGTGC